One window of Chamaesiphon minutus PCC 6605 genomic DNA carries:
- a CDS encoding NB-ARC domain-containing protein has translation MQQDNRDNATGFQIDADNSTVYAGINHVYQSSRPPKCIPFQALALPKDYVDRPEIRQLIKSKSLDSLPSKAGILAVSVIYGMGGVGKSVIAAALAHDIEVQSVFVDGVLWVTLGQSPDLLPCLYAWVQSLGDYDFKPTNIDSTSSHLRSLLRDKKILLVVDDAWNNDSVVPFLVGGEGCRVLVTTREADILDAERIEMDVMSQSEALDLLMSRAKIQSLADLTAEEIKQSQRLIDVLGGLPLAVDLAGAQIADGMSWSELLEDLEAEIAYLESLDRPNFGGERNDKNRKRLSLKASLNLSLKLLTAEQLQQFAWLGVLPEDVSIQPEMVATLWYMPIKKAGAVLRTFRAKALLLSGVEGVRKGSSYRIHDLMHDLARGLLTSAGEKDIPGLELEWNDTHGILLDRYRQQTTEGQWHTLPDDGYIHAHLAWHLEKAGRSDELHLLLQKVTTRGRNAWYEACLSLGQNAIFVTDLGRAWQLAEEMYQRDTSQSIGLQVRYALIFSSLNSLAVNIPSQLMAALVKKEKWSPNQAWIYARQSIKSHSNSEMIRDLAPFLPPMLLSEALVIMSEFQDDAQNLSSMRLCLIIKSSL, from the coding sequence ATGCAGCAAGACAACCGAGATAATGCAACAGGTTTCCAAATAGATGCAGATAATTCAACAGTTTATGCTGGTATAAACCACGTATATCAGTCGTCTCGTCCGCCCAAATGTATTCCTTTTCAGGCGTTGGCGTTGCCAAAGGATTATGTCGATCGACCAGAAATTCGACAATTAATTAAATCAAAGTCGCTCGATTCACTCCCTTCCAAAGCTGGAATACTGGCGGTAAGTGTAATTTACGGGATGGGTGGAGTTGGTAAATCAGTAATTGCAGCAGCACTAGCACACGATATTGAGGTGCAAAGTGTTTTTGTTGATGGGGTGCTGTGGGTAACTTTGGGACAAAGCCCAGATCTGTTACCGTGCCTGTATGCTTGGGTTCAATCTTTAGGAGACTACGACTTTAAGCCCACAAACATTGATTCTACCTCCTCTCATCTTCGTAGTTTGTTGCGCGACAAAAAGATCCTACTGGTGGTGGATGATGCCTGGAATAACGATAGTGTAGTTCCTTTTCTGGTAGGCGGTGAAGGATGTCGAGTATTGGTAACAACTCGTGAAGCCGATATACTTGATGCTGAACGGATTGAGATGGATGTCATGTCTCAATCAGAGGCTTTAGACCTATTGATGAGTAGGGCAAAAATTCAATCATTAGCGGATTTAACGGCTGAAGAGATTAAACAATCACAAAGGTTAATTGATGTCCTTGGTGGCTTGCCATTAGCAGTCGATCTAGCTGGGGCACAGATTGCTGATGGTATGAGTTGGTCTGAATTATTAGAGGATTTGGAGGCGGAGATTGCCTATCTAGAATCGCTGGATCGACCGAATTTTGGGGGAGAGAGAAATGACAAAAATCGAAAGCGATTGAGTTTAAAAGCGTCATTGAATTTGAGCTTGAAGTTATTGACAGCAGAACAGTTACAACAGTTTGCTTGGTTGGGAGTCTTACCAGAGGATGTCTCAATTCAGCCAGAAATGGTGGCTACGCTGTGGTATATGCCAATCAAAAAAGCTGGGGCAGTCTTGCGAACTTTTAGAGCGAAAGCTTTGCTATTATCTGGGGTGGAAGGAGTAAGGAAAGGATCGAGTTATCGAATCCACGACTTAATGCACGATCTGGCAAGGGGTTTACTGACGAGTGCGGGTGAGAAGGATATTCCAGGTTTAGAGCTGGAATGGAATGACACGCATGGAATTTTGCTCGATCGATATCGTCAGCAAACTACGGAGGGTCAATGGCATACGTTACCAGATGATGGATACATTCACGCTCATTTAGCTTGGCATTTAGAAAAGGCAGGCAGATCGGATGAATTACATTTATTGCTACAGAAAGTGACAACAAGGGGGCGGAATGCTTGGTATGAAGCCTGCCTATCTCTAGGTCAGAATGCAATATTTGTCACCGATCTGGGACGGGCTTGGCAATTAGCCGAAGAAATGTATCAAAGAGATACCTCACAATCGATCGGTTTACAAGTTAGGTATGCGTTGATTTTTTCTAGCTTAAATAGTTTGGCTGTTAATATTCCTTCTCAATTAATGGCTGCATTAGTAAAAAAGGAAAAGTGGTCGCCTAACCAAGCGTGGATTTATGCTCGACAATCAATAAAATCACATTCAAATAGTGAGATGATTCGAGATCTGGCACCCTTTCTACCACCGATGCTGCTTTCAGAGGCATTAGTTATAATGAGTGAATTTCAAGATGATGCTCAAAACCTGAGTTCGATGAGGCTGTGCCTCATCATCAAATCAAGTCTCTGA
- a CDS encoding IS982 family transposase, which yields MDLTELFCEIDDFCQDWLATFSSISFPANGNSLPKRCGLSLSEVMTISIHFHQSSYRTFKDYYLKNVCQNLTDYFPKLVSYNRMVELMPNVLIACLYYLNSRQGKVTGISFVDSTAIPVCHPKRIKRNKVFKETAKLSKSSMGWYFGFKLHLIINDCGEILSCKITPGNVDDRTHLPSMTQGISGKIFGDKGYIKKELFEELLNKGLQLITPLKSNMKNKLILMDDKISLRKRSLIETVNDQLKNICYLVHSRHRSLHNFMLNLITALIAYTHQPKKPSLKLDEPAQNFFSIVPI from the coding sequence ATGGACTTAACCGAACTATTTTGTGAAATAGATGATTTCTGCCAAGATTGGCTAGCAACTTTTTCATCAATATCTTTCCCTGCCAACGGTAATAGCTTACCAAAACGCTGCGGCCTATCACTGAGCGAGGTCATGACTATTTCTATTCATTTCCATCAGTCAAGCTATCGAACATTTAAGGATTATTACCTCAAAAATGTTTGTCAAAACTTAACTGATTATTTTCCAAAGTTGGTTAGTTACAATAGAATGGTGGAGTTGATGCCAAATGTTTTAATAGCTTGCCTTTATTATCTCAACTCTCGTCAAGGTAAGGTGACTGGAATTAGTTTCGTGGATAGCACGGCTATTCCAGTTTGTCACCCAAAAAGAATTAAAAGAAATAAGGTTTTCAAAGAAACTGCCAAGCTGAGTAAGAGTTCTATGGGATGGTACTTTGGATTCAAGCTTCATTTAATTATTAATGATTGCGGAGAGATATTAAGCTGCAAAATCACACCTGGCAATGTCGATGACCGCACACATTTGCCATCAATGACACAGGGAATATCAGGAAAAATATTTGGAGACAAAGGATATATTAAGAAAGAACTATTTGAAGAATTATTAAATAAAGGATTGCAGCTAATTACGCCACTAAAATCTAATATGAAAAACAAGCTCATCTTGATGGATGACAAAATATCACTTCGGAAACGCTCGCTGATTGAAACGGTAAATGACCAGTTAAAAAATATTTGTTATTTAGTCCATTCTCGCCATCGGAGCTTGCATAATTTCATGCTAAATCTGATTACAGCATTAATTGCTTATACTCATCAACCTAAAAAGCCGAGTTTGAAGCTAGATGAGCCTGCTCAAAACTTCTTTAGTATTGTTCCTATTTAG